DNA from Deinococcus aquaedulcis:
GCGGTAGCCGCGCGCGGCCCAGAAGGCGTGCAGAGGGCGGTAGGTGGCCGGGCGGGCGGGGTGGTCATCTGGGCGCACCACCGCGCAGAAACTGGTGACACGCAGACCCAGGCGCTCGGCGTGAGCTTCGCGCTGGTCGAAAAAAGCGTGGCCCAGGCCCCGGCCCCGGTACTCGGGCAGCAGCACGCTTTCGCCCAGGTACAGCACCGTCTCCGGGTCAATGGGCGAGGCCAGGAAGGGGGAGAGTATCTCGGGGCCTTCCTGGGTCAGCGGCAGGGCGCTGCTGGCGCCCACCACCCGCTCGCCGTCGCGCGCCAGCACCAGCAGCAGGTCCGGCGCGGCGAGGTAGCGGCGCAGGTACGCTTCCTCGTAGTCCGGGTGGCCGTCATACAGGTAGGGATACTCGCGGAACACCAGCGTGCGCAGCCGGGCCAGCTCCCCGATCACCGCCAGGGCGTCTGGGCCCCGCACGGCGCGCACCGTCAGGCTCAAACGCCGACCTGCCGGGTCCAGTCTGCGAGGTTGTAGTAGTTGGTCACGCGGGCAATCTGTCCGTTGCGCACCTCAAAAAAAGCGCCCACCGGCAGGGTGTAGGTCTGCCCCCGGGCTTCGGGCAGGCCGGGGTCGGTGCGCAGGTAGGTGCCGTGAATCGTGAATTCGGCCGCCGCGCGCTGACCGTCTGGGGCGACCATCACCACCACGTCCTGCGCCTGCTCGCGGTAATGGGCGTTCATCTTGTCCAGGAAGGCCGTGAACGCGCTCAGGCCGTGCTGGGTCTCGCCCTCATTCACGTCGTGGCGCACGTCGGGGGCCAGCAGGGCCAGCATGCCGGGCCAGTCGGCAGCGTTGAAAGCAGCGTAGTAACGGCGAATCAGGGCCTCGGTGGCGGCGTGCATGGCGGCAGCATAGGGCCTGCTGCCCGGGGTCCTGCGCCCCTGTGCCGGGTTTTGCGCCCCGCTGCGCCGCGAAAGTCTGCTACTTTAGGAAAAATTTATTCTGCTGTGTCTGGTGGTCTGCCCCCGCCCCAGGGGAGAGGGGAGGGGCCAGCGGCTGCCACGGAGGAGCCCACGCGTGAAAGCAATGCGCTATGTCATCACCCGCCCCTGCCTGCAAGAAGGCAGCCTGCGTCTTCTGAAATACCTCAGCGACACGTTTCCCTCGGCCGGGCCCGTCACGCTGGTGGATGACCGTGGCCAGGAACATACGGCGCAGGTGGACCCGGCGCGCCAGCGGGTCTGGGGCCTGGGCAGCCTGTACCACGCGGGCAATCTGGGCGTGAACGACGTGCTGATGATCACCCCGCTGGCCACTGGCCGCTTTCAGGTGGAGGGCATTGTCAAGCCGCACGCCCCCGCGCCGGCCCCCCGCCGCGAGGCGCCGCCCAAGCCCGAAACCCGCCGCGTGGTGGTGAGCGCCACCCCCCATGTGCGCGAGGTGCGCGTGCAGGAGGTGCGTGAGCCGGCCGCCCCCGCCAGCAGACTCCCCGAGCCCAGCCAGACCCGCCGCGAGCAGGCAGCCCCGGTGCCCAGCGCCAGCGCCGCCCCGCAGGCCAGCGCCGCGCCCACCGCTTCTACCCCGGCCCGTGAACCGCGCCCGGCCCCACAGCCCGCCGCACCGCAACCGGCCCCCGAGGCCAGCGCGGTGGGCCGCCCCCCGGCTCCGGTCAGCGTGCCGGTGCGGCCCCTGGACGTGCGTTTTCCAGCGGCGACCACTGCGGCGGCCCCCAGTGTCCAGGGCCCCGAAGCGCAACTAGCCGAACTGGCCCGCCTGACCGGCTACGGGCTGGAGGTGCTGGGCCCCGGCGTGGTGCGCCTCAGCGCCGATCTGGGCGCGCACGGGTACTCGGTGCGGGTGGCCACGGCGCCGGGCGCGCTGCAGACCCCTGCCTGGAAAGAAGCGGCCGATTACAGCGTGGTGCTGACCCCAGAGGACGAGCGCCCGGCCGGCACCCCCCGCCTGACCCACGAGGCCCTGGCCGCCCTGATTGACCACGCGCATCTGGCGCCGCTCTCGGCCGTGGAGCTGCGCGGCTACTGGAAAGCGGGCTCGGTGGACCTGGAATCGGCGGCCAGCGTGGCGGAACTGGTGGGCGCGCACCTCGCGCAGCGCGGGGCCTTCAGCGCGGTGCTGCTGAGTCTGGCGCAGCAGCCGGCGCACTCGGTGGTCAGCGTGCAGCGCCTCGCTGAGCGCCTGGGCAGCGGCGTGACCTCGGCCGAACTGCACGCCATTCTGGACACCCTGACCCGCGCGCCCTTCCTGGCCCTCAGCCCGCTGCCCGGCGGCGGCTACCTGCTGCGCGGCGGCGTGCCCGAACTGCTGGGCGAACTGGCCGAGTACGCCGAAGGGGTGCGCCGCCGCCTGCGTCCCGCCGTCCGCGAACGCGAGGCCGTGCGGGCCTGAGCGCCGCCCTGGCCTCCAGACCTCCAGGCCCGACCCTGCCCGGCACCACGGTGCCCCCATCACCGCGCCCCTAGACTGGCGCGGTGATGTCTTTGCCCCTGGCGCCGCTGCGCGCCGCGCTGCTGGCGTGGTTTGACCGCTCGGGCCGCGACCTGCCCTGGCGGCGTGGCCCGGAAGGCGGGCGCGATCCCTACCGCGCCTGGGTCGCGGAAATCCTGCTGCAACAGACCCAGGTGGCGCGCGGCCTGGGGTACTACGAGCGCTTTCTGGCGGCCTTTCCCACCGTGCAGGCCCTGGCGGCAGCCCCGGTAGAGGATGTGCTGAAGGTCTGGGAGGGCTGCGGCTACTACGCCCGCGCCCGCAATCTGCACCGCGCGGCGGCCCAGGTGACGGCCCAGGGCGCCTTTCCTGCAAGCTATGAAGGCTGGCTGGCCCTGCCTGGGGTGGGCCCCTACACCGCCGCTGCGCTCAGCAGCTTCACCCTGAACGCCGCACACGCTGTGAACGACGGCAACGTGCGCCGCGTGCTGGCGCGCCTGTACGGCGAGCGCACCCCCACCCCCGCCTGGGTGCAGGCCCAGGCCGACGCCCTGCTGGACCCTGCACGTCCCGGCGCCTGGAACGAGGCGGTGATGGACCTGGGGGCCACCGTCTGCACGCCCAAAGCCCCGCGCTGCGCGCCGTGTCCGCTGGCTCAGTGGTGCGTGGCCCGGGCGTCCGGCGAGCCGGCGGCGTACCCGGCCCCCAAGGTGCGCGCCCCGGTGCAGGCTGTGCAGGCGGTGGCCCTGCTGATCGGCACCGCTGGGCACGCCTATTTAGAGCGGCGCGAGGGCACGCTGCTGGGCGGCCTGATGGGCCTGCCCGCCGAGCCCCTGCACCCCGGCGAGGCCCCCGAAGCCGCCCTGGCCCGCCTGTGCGCGCGCCTGGGGGCGGCGCCCGGCCCGCTGCTGGGCGAGGTGCAGCACGGCATGACGCACCGCCACCTCACGCTGCAGGTGTACCGGGGACAGGCCGAGTTGCCCCGGCAAGATGTTCGCCGCGCCGCCCTGGCCCGGCTGGACCAGAAGGCCCTGGCCCTGGAAGTCGCCCGTCAGGAGGGCCTGTTTCCGGTATAAAGCGGCGCCGCTGGGAAGAGAGGGGAGAGGCCCCGCTCGTCTTGTCAGAGTTCTGTGACACCGCTGGCGGGCAGGGGGGGTACCCCGGTGGGGCCGTGCCCCACGCGAAGGATTGGGGTGACTTCAGGCGCCATTCCAGGGGCCTTTCTTCCGGTCTTTCAAAACTCTGACAGAGACAGAGAGGCGCGCTGGGCGCGGCCTGAGAGCAGGTGGGGTACGGCGGCCTCTGCTTAAAGCCCGGCGGCGGCCCGCTGCCCCCTGCGTCTTCAGGAGGATGCTGGCACCGGGAAGCGGGCGCTACACTGCGGGGCGATATGTCGTCTGAGCCCGTGAAACTCGCCTTCCGTGCCTTTCAGAAGGCGAGAAATGCAGCGCGCGGCGCGCTGGTCTGGGGCTACGAGCAGCGGCTGGCGCGCGAGGTGGGGGCCCACGGGCGCCTGCCCCGGCACTTGGGCCTGATTCTGGATGGCAACCGCCGATTTGCCCGTGCCAGCGGCCTGCAGCGCGAAATGGGGCATTCCTTTGGTGCCGACAAGGCCCACGAGGTGCTGCAGTGGTGCCTGGAACTGGGCATTCCCACCGTGACCATCTGGGTGCTGTCCACCGACAACACCAGCCGCGACCCCGGCGAGCTGGCCCACATCCTGAGTCTGCTGGAGCGTGAAGCGCGCAATCTGGCCCAGGACCCGCGCATTCATGCCAACCGGGTGCGCGTGCGGGCCATTGGGCAGCACGAGGGCTTTCCGCCCTCTGTGCTGGCTGCCCTGAGCGACCTGGAAGCCAAAACCGCCCACTACGACGGCATGCGCCTGAACATCGCCGTGGGCTACGGCGGACGCGAGGAAATTGTGGACGCCGTCAAGCGCCACCTGCTGCGGCAGGCAGACGCCGGCGTGCCCCTGGCCGAAGCCGCCAGAGCCCTGGCCCCGGAGCACATCGGCGCGCACCTGTACGCCGCCGACGTGCCGGACCCCGACTTTATTATTCGCACTAGCGGGGAAATTCGCCTGTCCGGTTTCATGCTGTGGCAGAGCGTGTATTCCGAATACTACTTCTGCGACGTGTACTGGCCCGGTTTCCGGCGGGTGGACTTCCTGCGTGCCCTGCGCGAGTTCCAGGGCCGCGAACGGCGCTTCGGCCGGTAAGGGGAAGGAAAGAGGCCAAGCTCCAGACGCCTTTTTCCCAGGGACAGTGGGAGCGGGGCGAGGCCCAGTGGGCCGGCGCCCACCTCAAAACGCATTTGGTTCCCCTGTGAGGCATGGGCAGCGGGGTCACTGCTGATTTTCTCCCTGCTGAACGCAAAAATTGAGCGCAAGCCAAAGTCATGGGGCGCCCAGCCACCGCAGCAAACGGGTCAGAGGCGAGGCGGCTCTTGGGGGTGCCCCCTTTTCCCCCGATGGGGGAATGACCCAGGGCCCACACCCTCAAGAAAACCGTCCAGCTCGGCAAAACAGCCGGTTCTGGCAGGCACACTCTGCTGAACCCTGCCAACTAACCTCAGGTCATCTTCATCTTACAGAAAACGTGTAAGTGAGGCGTAAGAGGGTCAAATTTAGCCTTCTAACAGTGCTGGCGCTGCTTCAGGGCCGCCCAGACTGCCCGAGAAGCCCCGGCCATCCGCCTCACGCTGAATGAAGGAGACCTCATGAAACGCCCCCTGCTCACCGCGCTGCTGACCCTGACCGGGCTGGCCCTGGCGCAAAGCGCGGTGCCTGTCCGGCTGGACTTGACGCTGAGCCTGGTGCGCAGCGTGAAGGTGGACGGCAAAGCCACCGAGCAGCTGACCCCCAATCCCGGCGCTGTGCTGCCCGGGCAGGTGCTCAGCCAGGTGGTGACTGCGCGCAACACGGGGACCACGGCCCTGAAGAATGTGCCCATTACCCTGCCGGTTCCGAAGAACACGTTCTATCTGGCCCCCGAACAGGGCCTCAGCGGTGCACGCGCCGAGTATTCGTTTGACGGCGGCAAGACCTTTGGTTCCGCGCCCCTGAAAAAGACCGTGACGGTCACCGAAAACGGCAAGACCGTGCGCAAAGAAGTCGAAGTCAAGCCCAGCGAATACACCACGGTGCGCTGGACGGTGGCTGAACTGGGGGCCAAGCAAGCCCTGAAGCTCGGTTACCGCATCCAGGTCAAGTAATTTCCGGAGGAATACCATGAAGAAAAGCCCCACCCTGTTTGCAGTAATGGCCGCCCTGCTGGTCGGCACCGCCAGCGCCGCCACCGAAGCCGGCGTGCAGATTGTCAACGTCGCCAGCGCCACCTTCGAAGACCCCACGGGCGCGGCTGGCAACACCAACGGCTCCGCGCAGTCCAACCCCGTCTCCACGACGGTGCTGCCAGTGCCCAGCTTCACGGTCACCCCCAACAACACGGGCACCACCCCCAACCAGGACGCCCCCGACCCCACCCTGGACCGCGCGGGCGTGCTGCCCGGCAGCACCCAGCAGTTCCGCTACACCGTGACCAACACCGGCAACACCCCGGTGGTCGTGCAGTTCAACCCGGACATCACGGCGCCGAACGTGGACCGCACCAACTCCAACGTGGAGAACCTGGCGTACTTCGCGTTTACCGACGCCAACAACAACGGCCAGATTGACGCCGGCGAACTGCAGGCCCTGACGGACAGCAACGGCGACGGCCTGGTGGAGTCCCCCGCCATCGCCTCGGGCACCGCGATCACCATTGTCCAGAGCTACAAGATCCCGGACGCCGCCACCCCTGGTCAGGTCTTCGGCGCCAACCCCGTCGCCACGGGTCTGTACGACACCACCCCCGACGCCCAGAACCCCGGCAACAACACCTACACCACCACCGTCACGGTGGGCGGCGCGACGCTGGTGGACAACAACAACTTCAACCGCTCGACCGTGTACACCCCCGGCGTGAGCGTGGCCCCCATTGACGCCAACAGCCCCGGCGGCACCTCGCCCGCGCCCGGCGGCACCACCGACGGCCGTCAGAACCCCCCCACCCAGACCACCCCCGGCGGCACGCTGCCCGCCTACAACGACCCCAACCCCAACGGCGGCAACAACGCCGTGGTGCTGGTGGGCGTCAACGGCAACAACCAGGTGGCCTTCCCCAAAGCCGACGCTGAAGTGGTCAACGACGACCGCGTGACCTTCATCAACTCGGTCACCAACAACGGCACCCAGACCGACTCGTTCCTGCTGCTGCCCCCGCCCAACCTGCCCGCCGGCGTGATCGTGGTCTACCTGGACGCCAGCGGCAACCCGCTGCCCACCACCACCGTGAACGGCGTGACCTACGCCACGCTGACGGGCGTGGCCCCCGGCGAAACCCGCAACTTCCGCGTGCAGGTCACCTACCCCGATACCGGCGGCGTGAACAGCCCGGTGCCCGTGATTGACGTGGTGATCGGCATTGACTCCCTGAGCGACGCCGACGTGCTGCCCAACGCCTCCAGCACCGACACCATCTACACCCCGGACCTGCAGTTCGGTGACTCCACCGCCGCGCTGGGCACCTCGGCGACCCCCATCGTGACCGACGCGGTGACCCCCGGCACCGCCGACAACGTGGCCTTCTTCCCCATGGACGTGTTCAACGCCGGCGGCTACAGCGACACCTTCAGCCTGAGTGGCTCGGTGACCTTCACGGTGCTCAATGGCGGCGTGGCCTCGACCACCACCGTGAACGCCACCTACTACACCTACACCGACGTGAACAACGACGGCACCTTCACGCAGGGCACCGACACCCTGGGCACCGTGATCACCAGCACGGGTCCGCTGGCTGCTGGCGCCGAGTTCAAGACGGTGGCGCTGGTCACCGTGCCCGCCAACACCCGCGCCGGGCTGTACACCCTGAACCAGACCAGCAGCGGTGCCTACAGCACCTCGACCCGCACCGACAACAACGACGTGGTGCAGGTCCTGCCCACCAGCGCCACGGTCACGCTGGCCAAGAGCGGCCGCAACGCCACCGTCAACCCCACGGGCGCCTTCGTGACCTCGGGCCTGACCGCCAGCCCCACCGACGTGCTGGAGTACCGCATCCTGGCGACCAACACCTACAACACGGATGTGCGCAACTTCATCCTGACCGAGCAGAACAGCACCCTGGGCAACGTGTTCACCTACGGCACCTTCACGGGTGTCTCGGCCACCACCACCCAGGCCGGCGGCACGGTGCTCTACCGCTACAACAACGGCACCTGGCAGACCGCCGCTGCCCTGCCCGGTGGCTTGGCCGCCAGCGCCGTGACCCGAGTGGACGTGGCGGTGGACACCAACGGTGACCAGACCATCACCCGCGACGACGTGCTGTCCTCGGGTCAGACCGTGACCGTGACCTTCTCGGTGACGGTGAAGTAAGCCCCCCTGCGGCGCGCCCTCCAGTTTTGGCGGGGCGCGCCTCTTTCTCTTTAACATCAGAAACATCTTTTTTCCGCCCTGCCCCCTTCTGCCTTTTCCCCCACCCAGGA
Protein-coding regions in this window:
- a CDS encoding isoprenyl transferase, which codes for MSSEPVKLAFRAFQKARNAARGALVWGYEQRLAREVGAHGRLPRHLGLILDGNRRFARASGLQREMGHSFGADKAHEVLQWCLELGIPTVTIWVLSTDNTSRDPGELAHILSLLEREARNLAQDPRIHANRVRVRAIGQHEGFPPSVLAALSDLEAKTAHYDGMRLNIAVGYGGREEIVDAVKRHLLRQADAGVPLAEAARALAPEHIGAHLYAADVPDPDFIIRTSGEIRLSGFMLWQSVYSEYYFCDVYWPGFRRVDFLRALREFQGRERRFGR
- the mutY gene encoding A/G-specific adenine glycosylase produces the protein MSLPLAPLRAALLAWFDRSGRDLPWRRGPEGGRDPYRAWVAEILLQQTQVARGLGYYERFLAAFPTVQALAAAPVEDVLKVWEGCGYYARARNLHRAAAQVTAQGAFPASYEGWLALPGVGPYTAAALSSFTLNAAHAVNDGNVRRVLARLYGERTPTPAWVQAQADALLDPARPGAWNEAVMDLGATVCTPKAPRCAPCPLAQWCVARASGEPAAYPAPKVRAPVQAVQAVALLIGTAGHAYLERREGTLLGGLMGLPAEPLHPGEAPEAALARLCARLGAAPGPLLGEVQHGMTHRHLTLQVYRGQAELPRQDVRRAALARLDQKALALEVARQEGLFPV
- a CDS encoding GNAT family N-acetyltransferase, producing MSLTVRAVRGPDALAVIGELARLRTLVFREYPYLYDGHPDYEEAYLRRYLAAPDLLLVLARDGERVVGASSALPLTQEGPEILSPFLASPIDPETVLYLGESVLLPEYRGRGLGHAFFDQREAHAERLGLRVTSFCAVVRPDDHPARPATYRPLHAFWAARGYRERPELHTHLAWPEVDQPGEPDHLMRFWVRGAGG
- a CDS encoding ketosteroid isomerase-related protein encodes the protein MHAATEALIRRYYAAFNAADWPGMLALLAPDVRHDVNEGETQHGLSAFTAFLDKMNAHYREQAQDVVVMVAPDGQRAAAEFTIHGTYLRTDPGLPEARGQTYTLPVGAFFEVRNGQIARVTNYYNLADWTRQVGV